The proteins below come from a single Gimesia chilikensis genomic window:
- a CDS encoding polyprenyl synthetase family protein, translated as MSQPPSFKAMWSSLQEQVNQRLDAALDPSADCPPILKEAMSYSLSAGGKRLRPILVLLSCEACGGDPESAFPAACAIEMVHTYSLIHDDLPAMDADALRRGMPTSHIKFGEANAILAGDALLTRAFELLASEIEVKSIAADCCVDLANAAGAVGMVGGQVADLESEHLTEATLEQLEAIHRRKTGRLICSALTMGARIGGADPELLRNLERYGTCIGLAFQITDDLLDLTGDEEKMGKGVRKDADHGKLTYPSLIGVEDSRQRAQNLVEEACLSIAPLGSHGQRLEELAHFILERDH; from the coding sequence ATGAGTCAGCCCCCGTCCTTCAAAGCCATGTGGAGCAGTCTGCAGGAACAGGTCAACCAGCGTCTGGACGCGGCCCTGGATCCCTCAGCCGACTGCCCACCCATTCTCAAAGAGGCAATGTCTTACAGCCTCTCTGCCGGGGGAAAACGGCTCCGTCCCATCCTCGTATTGCTCAGCTGTGAAGCCTGCGGCGGAGACCCGGAATCCGCCTTCCCCGCTGCTTGCGCGATCGAAATGGTGCACACCTATTCGCTGATCCATGACGACCTCCCCGCCATGGATGCTGATGCCCTCCGTCGGGGCATGCCCACCAGTCACATCAAGTTCGGGGAAGCCAACGCAATTCTTGCCGGCGATGCCCTGCTCACTCGGGCGTTTGAACTGCTGGCCAGTGAAATTGAAGTAAAGTCAATTGCAGCAGACTGTTGTGTCGACCTGGCCAATGCCGCTGGCGCCGTCGGCATGGTCGGTGGACAGGTCGCGGATCTCGAGTCAGAACACCTGACAGAAGCCACGCTCGAACAGCTGGAAGCCATCCATCGTCGCAAAACCGGTCGACTGATCTGCAGTGCCCTCACCATGGGGGCCCGCATCGGAGGCGCCGACCCCGAACTACTGCGAAACCTGGAGAGATACGGAACCTGCATAGGATTGGCATTCCAAATAACTGACGACCTGCTTGATTTAACAGGTGATGAAGAAAAAATGGGAAAAGGCGTGCGAAAAGACGCCGATCACGGTAAATTAACTTACCCCTCGCTGATTGGCGTTGAAGATAGTCGCCAACGCGCCCAAAATTTAGTTGAGGAAGCGTGCCTCTCGATCGCCCCACTTGGGAGCCACGGCCAAAGATTGGAAGAACTGGCCCACTTTATATTAGAACGAGATCACTGA
- a CDS encoding parallel beta-helix domain-containing protein, with translation MNMLSRPGTRVHSIMLLCLWTGLVCLTTVSSTHAAAPRELKPATYTFSPGPEFQFEFQERLIEAVPGDILELKAGTYHLHSGLNLVTDNVTIRGAGQDKTILSFKNQRDGSFGLLASGDNLVLENFAVEDTSHNAIKVLGAENVTFRGVRTEWTDGPKTTNGAYGLYPVQCRNVLIENCIAIGAADAGIYVGQSTDVVVRGSRAEANVAGIEIENTINADVYDNVVTNNTGGLLVFDLPGLPQKNGRHVRAFRNHIFKNNLANFAPKGNMVASVPAGSGVLIMATDEVEVFENRIEDNRSFSVSVVSFLIYGKKLKDPHYDPFPEQVYIHDNTIKGGGTDPDGELGLLLKSIVGTPLPAIVYDGVMAPSQKKGKQAAKTKSLTLANNGEVGFLNIDFSNLTPANIATGKYRPSGDLAPYEGNQESLQPVKLKPHGAPNLSQNTTLNVYYDAPRKLSELKLFKGNGADQQPAAGVIPYDLITTLFTDYTSKHRFIRLPPGKQISYQQSGVLEFPVGTMLIKTFAYPKDMRDSQTGERLLETRVEFLEPTGWYGYSYIWNEEQTDAELSLGGGEVEVDWIHADGQPRSTRHLVPNANQCLSCHSHHDKYVPIGPTAANLNRMFDYASGAENQLAYLKRNDLIKDCPEPDAIERLPAFADAHSGNVNERVRSYLSVNCGHCHSPGGNARTTGLDLRYLQQDPAKIGVWKTPVAAGRGSGGRSYDIVPGAPEKSILMHRLQSNDLAARMPNIGNRIVHQEAVELIRQWISEMEATNDEAAQ, from the coding sequence ATGAATATGCTTTCTCGCCCGGGCACTCGAGTTCACTCTATCATGCTGTTGTGTCTGTGGACCGGTCTGGTCTGCCTGACCACAGTCTCTTCTACACATGCGGCCGCGCCGAGAGAGCTCAAACCGGCCACATACACGTTCAGTCCGGGGCCTGAGTTTCAGTTTGAATTCCAGGAACGCCTGATCGAAGCGGTGCCGGGAGATATCCTGGAGCTGAAAGCGGGGACCTACCATCTGCATTCGGGACTGAACCTGGTGACGGATAATGTCACAATCCGGGGGGCGGGCCAGGATAAGACGATTCTCTCATTCAAAAACCAGCGGGACGGCAGTTTTGGATTGCTGGCCAGCGGCGATAACCTGGTGCTGGAAAATTTTGCCGTCGAAGATACGAGCCATAATGCGATCAAAGTCCTGGGGGCGGAGAACGTAACCTTTCGCGGGGTGCGTACCGAGTGGACCGACGGACCGAAAACAACCAATGGTGCGTACGGCCTCTACCCGGTTCAGTGCAGGAACGTGTTAATCGAGAACTGTATCGCGATTGGAGCCGCGGATGCAGGGATCTATGTGGGGCAGTCGACCGATGTGGTCGTACGCGGTTCCCGCGCGGAAGCGAATGTGGCGGGGATTGAAATCGAGAATACGATCAACGCCGACGTGTATGATAATGTGGTCACGAATAATACCGGCGGTCTGCTTGTATTCGATCTGCCGGGACTGCCCCAGAAGAACGGACGTCATGTGCGGGCGTTTCGGAATCATATTTTTAAGAATAATCTGGCCAACTTCGCCCCGAAAGGGAACATGGTGGCTTCCGTGCCCGCGGGGTCGGGGGTGCTGATCATGGCGACCGACGAGGTTGAAGTGTTTGAGAATCGCATTGAAGACAATCGCTCCTTCAGTGTGTCGGTCGTCAGTTTTCTGATCTATGGCAAGAAGCTGAAAGATCCGCATTACGATCCGTTTCCGGAGCAGGTTTATATTCACGACAACACGATTAAAGGGGGAGGCACCGATCCGGATGGCGAGTTGGGACTGCTGCTGAAATCGATCGTGGGGACTCCTCTGCCCGCGATTGTCTATGACGGTGTTATGGCGCCTAGTCAAAAGAAGGGGAAGCAGGCAGCGAAAACGAAAAGCCTCACACTGGCTAACAACGGAGAGGTTGGATTTCTGAATATCGATTTCAGTAATCTGACGCCCGCGAATATTGCGACAGGCAAATACCGTCCGAGTGGAGATCTGGCACCGTATGAAGGCAATCAAGAGTCATTGCAGCCGGTCAAACTCAAGCCTCATGGGGCTCCCAATCTTTCGCAGAACACTACTTTGAACGTGTATTACGATGCACCCCGCAAGCTTTCTGAATTGAAACTGTTCAAAGGAAATGGAGCCGATCAGCAGCCGGCTGCCGGTGTGATTCCTTACGACTTAATCACGACTCTGTTTACCGATTACACTTCCAAGCACCGGTTTATCCGACTCCCGCCGGGGAAGCAGATCAGTTATCAGCAGTCGGGGGTGCTTGAGTTTCCAGTGGGCACGATGCTGATCAAGACGTTTGCCTATCCCAAAGACATGCGCGATTCGCAGACGGGAGAACGACTGCTGGAAACGCGAGTCGAGTTTCTGGAACCGACGGGCTGGTATGGTTACTCCTATATCTGGAATGAGGAGCAGACGGATGCCGAGTTAAGTCTGGGAGGGGGAGAGGTCGAAGTCGACTGGATTCATGCAGACGGCCAGCCACGTTCGACGCGGCATCTGGTGCCGAATGCGAATCAGTGTCTGAGTTGTCACAGTCACCACGATAAGTACGTCCCCATCGGACCGACGGCTGCGAACCTGAACCGGATGTTCGACTATGCCTCCGGGGCAGAGAATCAGCTGGCCTACCTGAAACGCAATGACCTGATCAAGGATTGCCCGGAGCCTGATGCGATTGAGCGGCTGCCGGCTTTTGCTGATGCCCACTCGGGTAATGTCAACGAGCGGGTGCGGTCGTATCTCTCAGTGAATTGCGGACACTGTCACAGTCCCGGTGGAAATGCACGGACCACGGGGCTCGATCTGCGGTACCTGCAACAGGATCCCGCGAAAATCGGTGTCTGGAAAACGCCTGTGGCAGCCGGACGGGGTTCCGGTGGACGCAGTTATGACATCGTTCCCGGTGCGCCGGAGAAATCGATTCTGATGCATCGTCTGCAGTCAAACGATCTGGCTGCACGCATGCCTAACATTGGGAACCGGATTGTGCATCAGGAAGCGGTTGAACTGATCCGGCAGTGGATCAGTGAAATGGAAGCGACGAACGACGAAGCTGCGCAGTAG
- a CDS encoding SGNH/GDSL hydrolase family protein, protein MIRSRLRWLKHLTLALLTLVLLAVGSEVALRIEEYRQQESVSSYDADGFLIPSDVSYHRIRPLQQVTRKHPDTEEVVQFSINSMGLRGKEYAIPKPTGVYRILCLGGETVLAPEMADEDTFCVRLEQLLQKQTQLKVEVINAGVPDACPLMSYLHLRHSLSGLQPDLILFNFDMSDVANDHALRRFTQIGDTGVPLCAMHPLFEEMNAPEKLESHFLVYRYLLRWLGDYWVQNQPAGLDRDIDTPQGTYLWLEDHPPDWSVYVRQTLEPIQNIQQISQGTYSRFILATYPKPWQVSESAMSGKNARAAVGVRDGVKYGSRFPFELLETYSKQLNVPYCDTSPVFQAIQNPDRYFLENVPQFSREGHALYARELALYILKEIPGIWSDPVPSPSEQAPQQALAPLR, encoded by the coding sequence ATGATCCGTTCTCGCCTGCGCTGGCTCAAGCATTTAACGCTGGCACTGCTGACTCTCGTCCTCCTCGCGGTCGGGAGTGAGGTCGCGTTACGTATCGAGGAATACCGGCAGCAGGAGAGTGTCAGCAGTTATGACGCCGACGGTTTTCTGATTCCCTCTGATGTCAGCTATCACCGCATCCGTCCCCTGCAGCAGGTCACGCGGAAGCATCCGGATACCGAAGAGGTCGTCCAGTTTTCGATCAACAGCATGGGATTGCGGGGCAAAGAATATGCGATTCCCAAGCCGACGGGCGTGTACCGGATCCTCTGCCTGGGCGGGGAGACCGTCCTGGCCCCTGAAATGGCAGACGAGGATACGTTCTGTGTGAGGCTGGAGCAACTGCTGCAGAAACAGACTCAGCTCAAGGTGGAAGTGATCAACGCCGGGGTGCCCGATGCCTGTCCGCTGATGTCTTATCTGCACCTGAGGCATTCGCTGTCAGGGCTGCAGCCGGATCTGATCCTGTTTAATTTTGATATGTCCGATGTTGCCAATGATCACGCATTACGCCGCTTCACGCAGATCGGAGACACGGGCGTGCCGCTCTGTGCGATGCATCCGCTGTTTGAAGAGATGAATGCTCCCGAGAAGCTGGAAAGCCATTTCCTGGTCTACCGGTATCTGCTGAGATGGTTAGGAGATTACTGGGTTCAGAATCAGCCTGCGGGACTGGATCGTGATATCGATACTCCCCAGGGGACTTATCTCTGGCTGGAAGATCATCCGCCCGACTGGTCCGTGTATGTCCGTCAGACGCTGGAGCCGATACAGAATATTCAGCAGATCTCACAGGGAACCTATTCTCGGTTCATTCTCGCGACTTATCCCAAACCCTGGCAGGTTTCCGAGTCTGCGATGAGTGGAAAAAACGCGCGGGCCGCGGTGGGAGTCCGTGACGGGGTGAAGTACGGCAGCCGGTTTCCCTTTGAGCTGCTGGAGACGTATTCCAAGCAGTTGAATGTGCCCTATTGTGATACTTCGCCTGTCTTTCAGGCGATTCAGAACCCGGATCGTTATTTTCTAGAGAACGTTCCCCAGTTCTCGCGTGAGGGGCATGCGTTGTATGCCCGCGAGCTGGCACTTTATATTTTAAAGGAGATACCCGGCATCTGGTCTGATCCGGTTCCTTCGCCTTCTGAGCAGGCGCCCCAACAGGCGCTGGCTCCGCTGCGCTGA
- the dxs gene encoding 1-deoxy-D-xylulose-5-phosphate synthase, giving the protein MKIEILPRIKSPVDLRTLSGSELETLADEIREVLCTVVEDRSAHFASNLGVVELCIALHLAYDFRKDRLIWDTGHQIYPHKLITGRYEEISSIRRKGGLMGYPNPEESEYDLFMTGHAGASVSTVMGLKAGDDLAGEPGRKSVAVIGDGALPSGVVFEAMNNAAGLNQDVLVILNDNKMGICPRVGGLAKYLDKARVAPFYNGLKRDVSWLLNKLPVVGESMENTLGSFKEAVKGFLHGGMLFEEMGFRYIGPVDGHDIESLSGYLQMIKNIKGPVLLHVLTEKGHGFEPATNDPVSFHAPAPFQRNEDNEIVPIEKPGAAKSKAYTDVVSNSIFQAMTDNECVVVLTAAMCAGNKLGKIRDAFPDRFFDTGICEAHAVAFAGGMAKAGLRPIVDIYSTFLQRSFDHIFQEVALQNLPVTFCLDRAGIAGEDGPTHHGAFDNSYMRCFPNMVLMSPGDAQDVERMLEFSLTFDGPTAIRYPKAAADAVERQVAPVELGKSEVYVWGKDGMLVAFGSLFTDCVRAAEQLREEGLDVGVINARFAKPLDTEVIHQALQESGFVIIVEEGTLCGGFGSAVLESANEAGINTQHLRRLGIPDRFIEHGHRGELLADLGLDVAGISAAAREMAQQSRLLINE; this is encoded by the coding sequence ATGAAAATCGAAATTCTTCCCCGGATCAAATCCCCCGTGGATTTGAGAACGCTTTCCGGGTCTGAACTCGAAACACTGGCAGACGAAATACGTGAAGTTTTGTGTACCGTGGTGGAAGACCGGTCGGCTCACTTTGCCAGTAACCTGGGAGTTGTCGAACTCTGTATTGCCCTGCACCTTGCGTACGATTTCCGCAAGGATCGTCTTATCTGGGATACCGGGCATCAGATCTACCCACACAAACTGATCACCGGCCGCTACGAAGAGATCTCCAGCATCCGCCGCAAAGGGGGCCTGATGGGCTACCCCAACCCGGAAGAGAGTGAATACGACCTCTTCATGACTGGGCATGCCGGCGCGAGTGTCTCGACCGTCATGGGCCTCAAAGCAGGCGACGATCTCGCCGGCGAACCGGGACGCAAATCGGTGGCCGTCATCGGCGATGGCGCACTCCCTTCGGGCGTGGTCTTCGAAGCGATGAACAACGCCGCCGGCCTCAACCAGGATGTTCTCGTCATCCTGAACGACAATAAAATGGGAATCTGCCCCCGTGTCGGCGGACTCGCCAAGTACCTGGATAAAGCACGTGTCGCCCCCTTCTATAACGGTCTCAAACGCGATGTCTCCTGGCTGCTGAATAAGCTGCCCGTCGTCGGCGAGTCAATGGAAAACACACTGGGCAGCTTCAAAGAAGCCGTCAAAGGCTTCCTGCATGGCGGGATGCTCTTCGAGGAAATGGGCTTCCGCTACATCGGCCCGGTAGACGGACACGATATTGAATCACTGTCCGGTTACCTGCAGATGATCAAGAACATCAAAGGCCCGGTTCTGCTCCACGTACTGACGGAAAAAGGGCATGGCTTCGAGCCAGCCACTAACGATCCGGTCTCCTTCCACGCACCGGCTCCGTTTCAGCGGAACGAAGACAACGAAATCGTTCCCATCGAAAAGCCGGGGGCTGCTAAATCCAAGGCTTATACCGACGTCGTCAGCAATTCGATCTTCCAGGCCATGACCGACAACGAATGCGTTGTCGTGCTCACCGCCGCCATGTGTGCCGGCAATAAACTGGGCAAAATTCGTGACGCCTTCCCCGATCGCTTCTTCGATACCGGTATCTGTGAGGCCCACGCGGTCGCATTCGCCGGCGGGATGGCCAAAGCCGGTCTGCGACCGATCGTCGATATCTACAGCACCTTCCTGCAGCGGAGCTTCGACCACATTTTCCAGGAAGTGGCCCTGCAGAATCTGCCCGTCACATTCTGTCTGGACCGCGCCGGGATTGCCGGCGAAGATGGCCCGACCCACCATGGTGCCTTCGACAACTCCTACATGCGGTGCTTCCCCAACATGGTGCTGATGTCCCCCGGCGATGCCCAGGACGTCGAACGCATGCTGGAATTCTCGCTGACCTTCGATGGCCCGACAGCCATTCGCTACCCCAAAGCAGCCGCCGATGCGGTGGAACGTCAGGTTGCCCCTGTCGAACTGGGCAAGTCCGAAGTCTATGTCTGGGGCAAAGATGGCATGCTTGTTGCCTTCGGATCCCTGTTTACCGACTGTGTTCGCGCCGCCGAACAACTGCGGGAAGAGGGGCTCGATGTCGGCGTGATCAACGCCCGCTTCGCCAAACCCCTGGATACCGAGGTCATCCATCAGGCCCTGCAGGAATCGGGCTTTGTGATTATCGTTGAAGAAGGTACACTCTGTGGCGGTTTTGGATCCGCTGTGCTGGAATCGGCTAACGAAGCCGGCATCAACACGCAGCACCTCAGACGTCTGGGTATTCCCGATCGATTTATCGAACACGGTCATCGTGGGGAACTCCTGGCTGATTTGGGACTGGATGTGGCAGGTATTTCTGCCGCAGCGCGTGAGATGGCTCAGCAGTCCAGATTATTGATCAACGAGTAA
- a CDS encoding M20/M25/M40 family metallo-hydrolase produces the protein MSQPKTNTPKVNDKRALQLVTELMAIPGKSGEEGQIAAEIQRRLIAAGLPEKQITFDTAHKKSSIGGECGNMIVKLPGTVKGPRRLLMAHMDTVPLCVGAEPVKKGKLIHSKSPLTALGADDRGGCSVILNALITILEQDLPHPPLTFVWMVQEEIGLVGVRHLTTSKLGKPAMCFNWDGKLADLVCIGATGDSGMLIHINGLASHAGAHPELGVSAAVIAGRAIDDLATNGWHGLVVKGKDSGSSNIGVLSGGAATNVVMPELTIKAEARSHNPRFRERILKEFKKAFEKAAKSTKNSAGQKGRVSFESYLKYDSFRLSTDEPAVQTASQAIRKRGGTPDLTIGNGGLDANWMTAHGFPTVTLGCGQQDIHTTSETLMIDEYLKACQIGLDLATAAESDT, from the coding sequence ATGAGCCAACCCAAAACCAATACACCTAAAGTCAATGACAAGCGGGCATTACAGCTTGTCACCGAGCTGATGGCCATCCCCGGAAAAAGCGGAGAGGAAGGCCAGATCGCTGCCGAGATCCAGCGCAGACTCATCGCCGCCGGTCTCCCGGAGAAACAGATCACCTTCGACACCGCCCATAAGAAGAGCAGCATTGGTGGTGAATGTGGGAACATGATCGTCAAACTGCCCGGTACGGTGAAAGGACCACGGCGGCTCCTGATGGCCCACATGGACACAGTTCCCCTCTGTGTCGGAGCGGAACCGGTCAAAAAAGGGAAGCTGATCCATTCCAAAAGCCCGCTCACCGCTCTGGGAGCTGACGACCGCGGGGGCTGCAGTGTGATTCTCAACGCCCTGATCACCATCCTTGAACAGGATCTGCCCCACCCCCCTCTCACCTTCGTCTGGATGGTGCAGGAAGAGATTGGCCTGGTCGGCGTGCGGCATTTGACCACCAGCAAGCTGGGCAAACCTGCCATGTGCTTCAACTGGGACGGCAAACTGGCCGACTTGGTCTGCATCGGTGCCACCGGTGATTCGGGCATGCTGATTCACATCAACGGACTCGCCAGCCACGCAGGTGCCCACCCCGAACTCGGCGTCAGTGCCGCCGTCATCGCGGGAAGAGCTATCGACGATCTCGCTACCAACGGCTGGCACGGACTGGTTGTCAAAGGGAAAGACTCAGGCTCCAGCAATATCGGCGTCCTGTCCGGCGGAGCAGCTACCAACGTCGTCATGCCGGAGCTCACGATTAAAGCAGAAGCCCGCAGCCATAACCCCCGCTTCCGCGAACGCATCCTCAAAGAATTCAAAAAAGCCTTTGAAAAAGCAGCCAAATCCACGAAAAACAGCGCCGGACAAAAAGGCCGTGTTTCGTTCGAGTCCTACTTAAAATACGACTCCTTCCGGCTCTCCACAGACGAACCCGCCGTCCAGACCGCCAGCCAGGCGATCCGGAAACGAGGCGGCACTCCTGACCTTACCATCGGTAATGGCGGACTGGATGCCAACTGGATGACCGCCCACGGCTTCCCCACCGTCACCCTCGGTTGTGGCCAGCAGGATATTCATACCACCAGCGAAACACTGATGATCGATGAATATCTCAAAGCCTGCCAGATCGGCCTGGACCTCGCGACAGCAGCCGAATCAGATACATAA
- a CDS encoding Glu/Leu/Phe/Val family dehydrogenase, with product MSSYETACRYFDQASRQVGLSRNMQELLRTPEREVKVEVAIERDNGEIATYIGYRVQHDSSRGPMKGGLRFHPEVDGDEVLALASLMTWKTALVNIPYGGAKGGISVDVSKLSQGELERVTRKFIDKIYDVIGPLKDIPAPDMGTNAQVMAWIMNQYEKYCGFNPACVTGKPLELHGADGREEATGRGVAMITRQTLDHMKIDLSGVTVAIQGFGNVGSYTAHFLDEFGAKIVAVSDASGGIYCADGINIPKLIEYCKDTKAVRGFPETEAISNDEVLASNVTVLIPAALGGVLTKENAKEVRARCIIEAANNPTDPDADEIFAKNEVVVVPDILANAGGVTVSYFEWVQNRQHFSWEKARVRSELDRIMDDSFELVWKIATDKKVSLRIAAYILGIGRVGRATVMGGI from the coding sequence ATGAGTTCATACGAGACCGCATGCCGTTACTTCGACCAGGCTTCCCGTCAGGTGGGGCTTTCGCGGAACATGCAGGAGCTGCTCAGGACGCCGGAGCGCGAGGTCAAGGTAGAAGTTGCGATCGAACGCGACAACGGGGAAATTGCCACTTACATCGGTTACCGTGTGCAGCACGACAGCTCCCGCGGACCCATGAAAGGGGGACTGCGTTTTCACCCCGAAGTGGATGGCGATGAAGTGCTGGCCCTGGCATCCCTGATGACGTGGAAGACCGCGCTGGTCAATATTCCTTACGGAGGAGCGAAAGGGGGCATCTCGGTCGATGTGTCCAAGCTGTCCCAGGGAGAACTGGAACGGGTGACCCGCAAATTTATCGATAAGATCTACGATGTGATCGGTCCCCTCAAGGATATTCCGGCCCCTGACATGGGAACCAACGCCCAGGTAATGGCCTGGATTATGAACCAGTATGAAAAGTATTGTGGCTTCAACCCGGCGTGTGTGACCGGAAAACCGCTGGAACTGCATGGTGCAGACGGTCGTGAAGAAGCGACGGGCCGCGGCGTGGCGATGATCACGCGGCAGACTCTCGATCACATGAAGATCGATCTGTCCGGTGTGACCGTGGCGATTCAGGGATTCGGGAACGTGGGGAGTTATACCGCCCACTTCCTGGATGAATTCGGGGCCAAGATTGTTGCGGTTTCCGATGCCAGCGGTGGGATTTACTGTGCAGATGGCATCAACATCCCCAAGCTGATTGAGTACTGTAAAGATACTAAGGCCGTGCGCGGGTTTCCTGAGACGGAAGCGATTTCGAACGATGAAGTTCTGGCTTCCAATGTGACCGTGCTGATTCCGGCAGCCCTCGGGGGCGTGCTGACGAAAGAGAATGCCAAAGAGGTCCGGGCGCGGTGCATTATTGAAGCCGCCAACAACCCGACCGATCCGGATGCGGACGAAATTTTCGCGAAAAATGAGGTCGTGGTGGTGCCCGATATTCTGGCCAATGCCGGCGGAGTAACCGTCAGTTACTTCGAATGGGTTCAGAACCGACAGCACTTCAGCTGGGAAAAAGCTCGCGTTCGTTCCGAGTTAGACCGTATTATGGATGACAGCTTTGAGCTTGTCTGGAAGATTGCCACTGATAAAAAAGTATCGCTTCGCATCGCCGCCTACATTCTGGGCATTGGTCGTGTGGGGCGGGCCACCGTGATGGGAGGCATCTGA
- a CDS encoding diguanylate cyclase domain-containing protein: MTAIPLASLFSLSSDILICFGVGLLIAVSLGFVAGYLLGKGSTDRDFRRAKKHLQNCYQHVQKSLETAYAACALLEKYPGPILTREQSAELNQKRSRLLDLVGRLVERKTPDPAAESASPKTDRKKLQEFPAMQWALQPEQTHIKLPDASAFEANLEMMLLAGTETEQNSGLLLVQMNQHEQLKDRFGLMAPAKFMKTLSRLVLHKIRDEDVICVWKSDTLAILFPGLTVSEGQACSELIRDAIRHHHFRLETSSPEVVVTASLAYITCVPGDSAELALERGAHALTQSQKQGRNQLIIQDSHSYEHKRAM; the protein is encoded by the coding sequence ATGACCGCGATCCCTTTAGCCAGCCTGTTCTCTCTGTCGTCAGATATCCTGATTTGCTTCGGTGTCGGTCTATTGATTGCCGTCAGTCTGGGCTTCGTCGCCGGCTATCTGCTGGGCAAAGGGAGCACCGACCGCGACTTCCGTCGCGCGAAAAAACATCTTCAGAACTGCTACCAGCACGTACAAAAGTCTTTGGAAACCGCCTACGCAGCCTGTGCCCTGCTTGAGAAATATCCAGGTCCCATCCTGACTCGCGAACAGTCTGCCGAACTGAATCAGAAGCGTTCCAGACTGCTCGACCTGGTCGGTCGCCTCGTCGAACGCAAAACACCCGATCCGGCAGCAGAATCAGCGTCTCCCAAAACAGACAGGAAAAAGCTGCAGGAATTTCCTGCGATGCAATGGGCACTCCAGCCCGAACAGACTCACATCAAGCTCCCGGACGCGTCCGCCTTTGAAGCGAACCTGGAAATGATGCTGCTCGCGGGAACGGAAACCGAACAAAACAGCGGCCTGCTACTGGTACAGATGAATCAACACGAACAGCTCAAAGACCGCTTCGGCCTGATGGCGCCTGCCAAGTTCATGAAGACACTCTCTCGCCTGGTCCTGCATAAAATCCGGGACGAGGATGTGATCTGTGTCTGGAAATCAGATACCCTGGCAATCCTCTTTCCGGGACTGACCGTCTCAGAAGGACAGGCCTGTTCCGAACTCATCCGCGATGCTATCCGCCATCACCACTTCCGTCTGGAAACCAGCAGCCCGGAAGTCGTGGTCACTGCCAGCCTGGCTTACATCACCTGCGTACCCGGCGATTCAGCAGAGCTGGCCCTCGAACGGGGTGCCCATGCTCTGACTCAATCTCAGAAACAGGGGCGCAACCAGTTGATCATTCAGGACAGCCACTCTTACGAACACAAGCGGGCCATGTGA